GCAAGCGAGACTGCTTTTTCGCTGCCATCGACGGCGAGCACTTCGCTCGCTCCGCCCAGCTTCGACGCGGCAATTCCGAAGCCGCCGCTGTAGCAAAATAGATCCAACACCCGCCGGCCGCGGCAATAGTTGGCGGCCGCACGGCGATTCTCGCGCTGATCGAGATAAAAACCGGTCTTCTGCCCTTCACGCAGATCGACGCCGAAGCGGAGCCCGTTTTCTTCGATGAAAATCGGCCCGCTCGGCAATTGGCCCCAATGAGTTCCCTCGGCAAGATGGATGCCTTCGATCTGCCCCAGCCCGCGCTCATTGCGGAGCGCGATTCCGCGCGGACGAACCAATTCCATCAGCGCCCTGGTGATCTGTTCCAGGCGGTTGGCGATTGCCAATGCCGTCGGCTGCACGGCCAGGTATTCGCCATAGCGATCGACCACCAATCCGCTCAAGCCATCGGCTTCGCTGAACACCAGCCGGGCCGCGCCGTGCGGATCGGTGTAGCCGAGTTGCCGCCGCAACGCGAGGGCCGTTTCCAATCGGCGACGGAAAAACGCGTCGTCGAGCAATTCCGTCGGCGACCAAGTGTAGAGCCGCACGCGAATTCGGCTTTGCGAATTGTAGAGTCCGCGGGCAACGAAGCGTCCTTTGTCGGAAATCAGCTCGACGACATCGCCATCAGCCGCCGCGCCCTCGATCCGAGCAATCGCCGATTCGAGCACCCAAGGATGCCGCCCAAAAAAGGGCCGCACCTTGCGCGGCTTGAGAATCACCTGCGCGACTCCCGAGCCCGGAGCGCTAACGCGTTGGCCTGCGTCGAGCGGCAAATCTACTTCGGTTTCATGATCCACGGTTTTGGCCACGGCAACACATCCAATCGACGGCGGGAGAAATGAACGGCGGAAACTAGATTGTAGGCTGGATGGCGTCCGTCAGGGAGTGCCCCGGCGGCGTGGACCCCATGCTTCGACCGCCCTCCCGCCGTGTCATTTGAACCCGCCCGCCCGCAATCTCACCATCGACACGGCCGCCAGGCTGGCGATCAGCAGGCCATAGACGATTGTTGCCTTCCAACTACCGTCGCCGCTGGGCTTGTCGCCGATTGCCCGGCCGTGTGCCGTCTGCCCCGCTCTGTGCGCAACCCGCCGCGGAGCGCAGACGGCACACGGAGTGTGCCTGCTACGTTGGCGCCTTATTCGAAATTCATCGTTCGCCGCAATTTTCTGTTGGAATTCGAGCCACGCTTTATGGCATGCTACGCACAGACGACTCGGCTCGAGGCACTTGAGACGGACGACGCGGGAGAAGGCTACAGGCTACAGGCTACAGGACGAAGCATGTCCGCCTCCGGCGGACGTGCCCTGCTTACCTGAAGCCTGTAGCCTCTTCCGCACCACGCGGCGCCGGCGGCTGGTTCTTGTCCTATGGCGCTGCTAGTCCGTCTTGCTGTACAACGGTCGAACTGCTTGCGGTCGACGGCAAGCGGAGCGATTCAGCGTACCGGCCCCACCGTTTGCGGCCTGATCTCCGCAATAGATCGGACCAGGTAGTGTTTGCCGAGAAGT
This sequence is a window from Pirellulales bacterium. Protein-coding genes within it:
- a CDS encoding class I SAM-dependent rRNA methyltransferase — encoded protein: MAKTVDHETEVDLPLDAGQRVSAPGSGVAQVILKPRKVRPFFGRHPWVLESAIARIEGAAADGDVVELISDKGRFVARGLYNSQSRIRVRLYTWSPTELLDDAFFRRRLETALALRRQLGYTDPHGAARLVFSEADGLSGLVVDRYGEYLAVQPTALAIANRLEQITRALMELVRPRGIALRNERGLGQIEGIHLAEGTHWGQLPSGPIFIEENGLRFGVDLREGQKTGFYLDQRENRRAAANYCRGRRVLDLFCYSGGFGIAASKLGGASEVLAVDGSEKAVSLARANAELNGVANLHFQVGDGFQTLDSLAAGGERFGAVVLDPPKFARSRAAVDDALMAYHRLNRMAVELLEPGGILVTCSCSGHVTREDFLHMLGGVAQRTGRDIQVLEQRGAAADHPIAASCLESEYLKCFICRAV